From a single Gemmatimonadota bacterium genomic region:
- a CDS encoding TetR/AcrR family transcriptional regulator has product MSSPDAATLTPHVRDKRARRRAQILHAALEAVREKGYHATTLEDIAERLGIRKTALYHYFPDKDSILFACHQESLAELDRLIRESLACCQGPAERLAYLIREHVRVMTDTLEGSPLAFEVPALSPELREEIIAGRDRYEHVLRELVTEGIERGEFREVDPKIAVFGILGAINWIARWYRPEGEFHAAELGEQFSDYLLHGLTSGSA; this is encoded by the coding sequence ATGTCTTCTCCCGACGCGGCCACCCTGACGCCCCACGTCCGCGACAAGCGGGCCCGCAGGCGCGCGCAGATCCTGCACGCCGCGCTGGAGGCCGTGCGGGAGAAGGGGTACCACGCCACCACTCTCGAAGACATCGCCGAGCGCCTGGGCATTCGAAAGACGGCGCTCTACCACTACTTCCCGGACAAGGACAGCATCCTTTTCGCCTGCCATCAGGAGTCGCTTGCAGAACTGGATCGCCTGATCCGCGAGTCCCTCGCGTGCTGCCAGGGGCCGGCCGAGCGGCTGGCCTACCTGATCCGTGAGCACGTGCGCGTCATGACCGACACCCTCGAAGGCTCGCCCCTCGCCTTCGAGGTTCCCGCACTCTCGCCCGAGCTACGCGAAGAGATCATCGCCGGGCGCGACCGCTACGAGCACGTGTTGCGCGAGCTCGTCACTGAAGGAATCGAGCGCGGCGAGTTTCGTGAGGTCGACCCCAAGATCGCCGTCTTCGGCATCCTGGGGGCGATCAACTGGATTGCGCGTTGGTACCGTCCCGAGGGCGAGTTCCACGCGGCCGAGCTGGGTGAGCAGTTCTCCGACTATCTGTTGCACGGACTGACGTCCGGGTCGGCGTAG
- the had gene encoding 6-hydroxycyclohex-1-ene-1-carbonyl-CoA dehydrogenase, which yields MKALQLVTPSAPLELRDVPRPVPGPDDVLVRVAGCGVCHTDIGFWRDGVPTRGPLPLTLGHEIAGTVEEAGSAFSHLVGREVIVPAVIPCLECELCRSGRSNVCRSQVMPGNDMDGGFAEFVRVPARGLCLVEDRAGFELAELAVVADAVTTPYQAIVRSGLGEGDLAIIVGVGGVGTHCVQIAHAVGARTVALDVDASRLDAIRAFGADEVLDTSALDFKTLRRRVRETASTWGIPEHGWKVFECSGHPAGQETAYGLLTYASTLMVVGFTLAKIELRLSNLMAFDAAVLGTWGCRPELYPEALALVTQGRIALRPFIETHALDRGSAILTDAAEHRLARRAILVPERAH from the coding sequence ATGAAGGCCCTCCAATTGGTGACGCCTTCGGCGCCACTGGAGTTGCGCGACGTCCCCCGGCCGGTGCCGGGGCCGGACGATGTGCTGGTCAGGGTGGCGGGGTGTGGCGTGTGCCATACCGACATCGGTTTCTGGAGAGATGGCGTCCCTACGCGGGGCCCACTGCCCCTCACGCTTGGCCACGAGATCGCCGGAACCGTCGAAGAGGCGGGCAGCGCCTTCTCCCACCTCGTCGGTCGCGAGGTGATCGTGCCTGCCGTCATTCCCTGCCTCGAATGCGAGCTCTGTCGCTCGGGTCGCAGCAACGTCTGCCGTTCGCAGGTCATGCCCGGAAACGACATGGACGGCGGCTTCGCGGAGTTCGTGCGGGTGCCGGCCCGCGGTCTCTGTCTGGTCGAGGATCGAGCCGGGTTCGAGCTCGCCGAGCTGGCCGTCGTGGCCGACGCGGTCACCACCCCGTATCAAGCCATCGTCCGCAGCGGCCTCGGTGAAGGTGACCTGGCCATCATCGTCGGAGTGGGTGGGGTCGGTACCCACTGCGTACAGATCGCGCATGCCGTCGGCGCCCGCACCGTCGCGCTGGATGTCGACGCATCCCGCCTGGACGCCATTCGCGCCTTCGGCGCCGACGAGGTCCTGGATACCTCTGCGCTCGACTTCAAGACGCTGCGCCGCCGGGTCCGGGAGACGGCCTCCACGTGGGGAATTCCGGAGCACGGCTGGAAGGTCTTCGAGTGCTCGGGTCATCCCGCTGGACAGGAGACGGCGTACGGCCTGCTGACCTATGCGTCCACCTTGATGGTGGTGGGCTTCACGCTGGCCAAGATCGAGCTACGGCTCAGCAACCTCATGGCGTTCGACGCGGCGGTGCTGGGGACGTGGGGATGCCGGCCCGAGCTCTATCCCGAAGCACTGGCACTGGTGACGCAGGGTCGCATCGCGCTCCGGCCCTTCATCGAGACCCACGCGCTGGACCGAGGCTCCGCCATCCTCACCGACGCCGCAGAGCACCGATTGGCCCGTCGCGCGATCCTCGTTCCCGAGCGGGCACACTAG
- the oah gene encoding 6-oxocyclohex-1-ene-1-carbonyl-CoA hydratase, with the protein MSHESPVALDIDPGSAPSALKSHTLVPEGDFTAIRYELRPALDPRGRVAPGLFNAWIVLDNPSQYNSYTTDAIKEIILAFRQASMDRRVVAVVFTAVGDKAFCTGGNTREYAEYYSGNPQEYKQYMRLFNDMIDSILRCDKPVVNRVNGMRIGGGQEIGMACDFSVAVDTARFGQAGPKHGSAPDGGSTDFLPLYVGFSRAMESGVLCETWSAHKALFYGLLNEVVPCLKVDGEWIANPMVVTDRMVGPLGTLVYGDFKSGAERDAAKQILARAETDFTRLDEAVEALCTKLLMLMPDCTSKTVNSLRKHKQRHWDQNSITNREWLALNMMTEARAGFRAFNEGPKDNREVDFIRLRQLLALGHPWDDDLYEAIRPRTHENG; encoded by the coding sequence ATGTCGCACGAGAGTCCCGTGGCGCTGGACATCGATCCTGGAAGCGCACCCTCGGCCCTCAAGAGTCACACGCTCGTTCCCGAAGGTGACTTCACCGCGATCCGCTATGAGTTGCGGCCCGCCCTCGATCCGCGTGGTCGCGTGGCGCCGGGGCTCTTCAACGCCTGGATCGTGCTCGACAACCCCAGCCAGTACAACAGCTACACGACGGACGCCATCAAGGAGATCATCCTGGCGTTCCGGCAGGCGTCCATGGATCGCCGAGTGGTGGCCGTCGTGTTCACTGCCGTGGGAGACAAGGCCTTCTGCACAGGCGGCAATACCCGGGAGTACGCCGAGTACTATTCGGGCAACCCGCAGGAGTACAAGCAGTACATGCGACTGTTCAACGACATGATCGACAGCATCCTGCGTTGCGACAAGCCGGTGGTCAATCGCGTCAACGGCATGCGGATCGGCGGAGGGCAGGAGATCGGCATGGCCTGCGACTTCAGCGTCGCCGTCGATACCGCCCGCTTCGGCCAGGCCGGTCCCAAGCACGGGTCGGCGCCCGACGGCGGCTCCACGGACTTCCTACCTCTCTATGTCGGCTTCTCCCGTGCGATGGAGAGCGGAGTGCTGTGCGAGACCTGGAGCGCCCACAAGGCTCTGTTCTACGGGCTGCTCAACGAGGTGGTGCCCTGCCTCAAGGTCGATGGCGAGTGGATCGCCAACCCCATGGTGGTGACCGACCGGATGGTGGGACCCCTCGGCACTCTGGTGTACGGCGATTTCAAATCCGGAGCCGAGCGGGACGCCGCCAAGCAGATCCTGGCGCGGGCCGAGACCGACTTCACCCGCCTCGACGAAGCAGTGGAGGCGCTGTGCACCAAGCTGCTCATGCTGATGCCGGATTGCACTTCCAAAACCGTGAACAGCCTGCGCAAGCACAAACAGCGTCACTGGGACCAGAACTCCATCACCAATCGTGAGTGGTTGGCCTTGAACATGATGACGGAGGCTCGCGCGGGCTTTCGTGCCTTCAACGAGGGTCCCAAGGACAACCGCGAGGTCGACTTCATCCGGCTGCGCCAGCTCCTGGCTCTAGGACATCCATGGGACGACGACCTGTACGAGGCGATCCGTCCGCGGACGCACGAGAACGGCTGA
- the fabG gene encoding 3-oxoacyl-ACP reductase FabG yields the protein MELGLGGRVALVTGAAKGIGRSVAERFAQEGCQLALVDSDEVDLARAARDLEASGTHVIAAAADVRDLNRAATIVGDVLDAFGRIDVLVCNAGITRDRVVWKMAESDWDDVIDVNLKGCFTYARAVAPVLRASAWGRIVAISSINGLRGKLGQSNYAASKAGLIGFCKSLARELGRYGVTVNVVAPGMVHTPLVDGLAPDVVERARGEAVDGRLAEPDEIADAVAFLSSERAAHITGQTLQVDGGQYI from the coding sequence ATGGAGCTTGGACTCGGCGGACGGGTGGCGTTGGTAACCGGGGCGGCCAAGGGAATCGGTCGGTCCGTCGCTGAGCGCTTCGCCCAGGAAGGGTGCCAACTGGCGTTGGTGGACTCTGACGAGGTCGATCTCGCCCGGGCCGCCCGGGACCTGGAAGCCTCGGGCACCCATGTGATCGCGGCCGCTGCCGATGTGCGGGACCTGAACCGAGCAGCCACGATCGTGGGCGACGTGCTGGACGCGTTCGGCCGTATCGACGTTCTGGTCTGCAACGCCGGGATCACGCGCGACCGCGTGGTCTGGAAGATGGCCGAGTCGGACTGGGACGATGTGATCGACGTCAACCTCAAGGGTTGTTTCACCTACGCGCGGGCGGTGGCGCCAGTCCTTCGCGCCTCCGCGTGGGGTCGGATCGTGGCGATCTCGTCGATCAATGGGCTGCGAGGCAAGCTGGGGCAGTCGAACTACGCCGCGTCCAAAGCCGGCTTGATCGGGTTCTGCAAGAGCTTGGCGAGGGAGTTGGGGCGCTACGGAGTGACCGTCAACGTGGTGGCGCCCGGCATGGTGCACACGCCGCTCGTGGACGGACTCGCTCCCGACGTCGTCGAGCGCGCGCGCGGCGAGGCAGTGGACGGGCGCTTGGCGGAGCCGGACGAGATCGCGGACGCCGTCGCGTTTCTCAGCTCGGAGCGTGCCGCGCACATCACAGGCCAGACGCTCCAGGTGGACGGGGGCCAGTACATCTGA
- a CDS encoding enoyl-CoA hydratase/isomerase family protein: protein MQLQTSVADGVARVVLDAPPLNILTQALLAELRKVLADLSTEATLRVLVLSATGKHFSAGASVEEHLPERAASMIPEFMDTIEAVRAFPLPVIAAVHGRCLGGAFELAMAADVVLAADDSLLGVPEIQLGVFPPAACLQLGRWAPPGLAAELIFCGSAVRAGVLEAAGLVRRVVPGEQLAAEAAALAAKMAAHSSAALRVAKRALLVGRGCATSAERDITRLYLDDLMATHDAVEGLRAFLDKRRPDWSHS, encoded by the coding sequence ATGCAGCTCCAGACCAGCGTTGCGGACGGAGTCGCAAGGGTCGTGCTGGACGCTCCGCCGCTCAACATCCTGACCCAGGCGTTGCTCGCCGAGTTGCGTAAAGTCCTCGCGGACCTGTCGACCGAAGCGACCCTGCGCGTGTTGGTCCTCAGCGCCACCGGGAAGCACTTCTCCGCGGGCGCGTCGGTGGAGGAGCACCTGCCTGAGCGGGCGGCCTCCATGATCCCGGAGTTCATGGATACCATCGAAGCCGTGCGTGCCTTTCCGCTCCCGGTCATCGCCGCGGTCCACGGTCGTTGCCTGGGAGGAGCGTTCGAGCTGGCGATGGCCGCCGACGTCGTGCTGGCGGCGGACGACTCCCTGCTCGGCGTGCCCGAGATCCAGCTCGGCGTATTCCCTCCAGCCGCGTGCCTGCAGTTGGGCCGCTGGGCTCCGCCGGGCCTGGCTGCGGAGCTGATCTTCTGCGGCTCGGCGGTCCGCGCAGGCGTGTTGGAGGCTGCGGGCCTGGTCCGGCGCGTGGTGCCCGGCGAGCAGCTCGCCGCGGAGGCCGCTGCGCTGGCCGCGAAGATGGCCGCGCACAGCAGCGCGGCACTGCGGGTCGCCAAGCGTGCGCTCCTCGTTGGCCGCGGGTGTGCCACTTCGGCGGAGCGGGACATCACCAGACTCTATCTCGATGACCTCATGGCGACCCACGACGCGGTGGAGGGTCTCCGCGCCTTCCTGGACAAGCGTCGCCCCGATTGGAGTCACTCATGA
- a CDS encoding 2-hydroxyacyl-CoA dehydratase: MTGTVLHRDLQSTPLNEILSGCRDLLEDTSFPTVAAWREGGGAVVGHFQVYFPEELAHAAGALPLRMRGAPLEPQQADSHFGSYLCSILKTSLEVVLSGRVTLDLFVTHPICDAARNLAGIFGRNFEYPCQILYLPQNANSAFAAEYLRGEYGRLLRTIEEVTGSSVSADDLKASIEIYNRNRALLRELYRIKRESPWKIAADEAYALMAVGSVMRREEHNRLLEATLPKVEAREARRLDRVTVVFEGGFCEQPPLDLLGVIARSCYVVDDDLLIGMRWLLDDVPTDGDPLFNLAYAYLEHSSYSPVQHDNRKPKEEMLLKRVRAAGAQAAIVTAAKMCEPGLEEQVAYTKGLDAAGVPYFVSEFEENMTSFDHLEIQLETFVENLMFD, encoded by the coding sequence ATGACCGGTACCGTGCTGCACCGCGACCTGCAGTCGACTCCGCTCAACGAGATCCTGAGCGGATGCCGAGACCTGCTGGAAGACACCAGCTTCCCCACCGTGGCCGCCTGGAGGGAGGGGGGTGGAGCGGTGGTCGGACATTTCCAGGTGTACTTCCCCGAGGAGCTGGCCCATGCGGCGGGCGCCCTGCCTCTGCGGATGCGGGGTGCGCCGCTGGAGCCACAGCAAGCCGACTCGCACTTCGGGTCCTATCTCTGCTCCATCCTCAAGACCTCCCTGGAGGTCGTGCTGAGTGGCCGCGTGACCCTCGACCTCTTCGTCACGCATCCCATCTGTGACGCGGCTCGCAATCTGGCCGGCATCTTCGGCCGCAACTTCGAGTATCCCTGCCAGATCCTCTACCTCCCGCAGAATGCCAACTCGGCGTTCGCGGCAGAGTACCTCCGTGGAGAGTACGGCCGTCTGCTCCGCACCATCGAGGAGGTCACGGGAAGTTCGGTGTCCGCGGACGACCTGAAGGCGTCCATCGAGATCTACAATCGCAACCGGGCGCTCTTGCGCGAGTTGTACCGCATCAAACGCGAAAGCCCCTGGAAGATCGCCGCCGACGAGGCGTATGCCCTCATGGCGGTGGGCAGTGTCATGCGACGCGAGGAGCACAACCGCCTCCTGGAGGCGACCCTTCCGAAGGTGGAAGCACGGGAGGCACGGCGCCTGGACCGCGTCACCGTCGTCTTCGAAGGCGGCTTCTGCGAGCAGCCGCCCCTCGATCTGCTCGGTGTGATCGCCCGCTCCTGCTACGTGGTGGACGACGACCTGCTTATCGGGATGCGCTGGCTTCTGGATGACGTTCCCACCGATGGCGACCCATTGTTCAATCTGGCATACGCCTATCTGGAGCACTCCTCCTATTCGCCCGTGCAACACGACAATCGCAAACCGAAAGAGGAGATGCTGCTGAAGCGGGTGCGCGCGGCGGGAGCACAAGCGGCCATCGTCACCGCCGCCAAGATGTGTGAGCCAGGTCTCGAAGAGCAGGTGGCGTACACCAAGGGCTTGGACGCCGCCGGCGTGCCGTACTTCGTGAGCGAGTTCGAGGAGAACATGACCAGCTTCGATCATCTGGAGATCCAGCTGGAAACCTTCGTCGAGAACCTGATGTTCGACTGA